TTATAAAAACTACTGCATAGAATGTTTTTTTATGGTCAAGTCCTTCATCGTTAATTATTTTATACTGTGGCAGGCAATCGAACTTTTTTTGTGTTATTTCCTGCAATATTGTTTTATAATCTTTTACATTATCTATTTCTAAAATATTTTCTATTTCTTTATTTTTTATCACACTATCAATTAGTGTTTTACAGGGCTTTAATCCTCCGTCTAAATATAAAGCCCCAAAACATGCCTCCAAACAATCAGCTAAAATAGAAAATTTCCCTCTTCCTCTCTTTAAATCAACACTCTTCCCGGTAAGAATATTTTTATCTAATTCTATAAGGTAAGCCATTTTCACTAAAAAAGTCTGACTAATAATCTTTGATTTTAATATAGATAACTTGCCTTCTGAGAAAAAAGGAAATTTATTAAATAAATATTCACTAAGAATCAAATTAATTACTGAATCTCCAAGAAACTCCAATCTTTGAAAATCATTAATTTTATTTTTTTCTATTTGTTTAAAATATGAAGTATGTGTAAGTGCATTTTTAAGTAGCTCAGGGTTTTTAAAGTTGTAACCTAATATTT
The Atribacterota bacterium DNA segment above includes these coding regions:
- the rnc gene encoding ribonuclease III gives rise to the protein MEKIEEILGYNFKNPELLKNALTHTSYFKQIEKNKINDFQRLEFLGDSVINLILSEYLFNKFPFFSEGKLSILKSKIISQTFLVKMAYLIELDKNILTGKSVDLKRGRGKFSILADCLEACFGALYLDGGLKPCKTLIDSVIKNKEIENILEIDNVKDYKTILQEITQKKFDCLPQYKIINDEGLDHKKTFYAVVFIKNKLYGKGSGISKKEAEQNAAYQAINQI